The following coding sequences are from one Epinephelus fuscoguttatus linkage group LG5, E.fuscoguttatus.final_Chr_v1 window:
- the fbxo46 gene encoding F-box only protein 46, protein MDRDTFSHIRLWCPRPFGTYSQNKARSPGSGGSGGGGGGGGTGSPTLCKAEPSPGARRTVDGSEDGGMIVGVQEVNGEEEDVGSENTPPEPELVPSSLAQSQAPPPSSAPPSPPSSGSQMEDGRVLLDTWYVIKPGNTKEKIAFFVAHQFSGAGQPRPSAMKVKGNWATDCSKAKRRRRCSSYDPPTRSQSSDPNLSHDSSLAPPSPDESPVGGVNETDLLSVAEMVALVEQRTAMALQGIVAVHGNQHQHQPPNTTHSQGLTPHQHTLLRGTVSDPTPIVFVSDSSSGQPSKEAQESSSPIQTDQELEEQQESLRVAQAIAHFESQNLENRLHLGAGPGTDSSNRDREKERRRGGESGVVTPPPPPSHSHGEVRIAFRVSNLDPRSQLEPAGRSRCMFMSCGGGGNQAAARAKEKITCDLYQLVSPSSRDPSSLLLAATTAAPKPDGDLHHPDRQACGSPDPTQEEKKAAGVGRERVTGFHVEVVVTGAVDQCVFYGKDSTENVQEETVCFAMPSGGGGGGGVGSSTDPSSDDPPPGQLFFLQPPRGPEEDVKGTGTGSGSGICSLDCANNNGPGAGVAVGSGERAARPDSPSVGEDCSDPSLCRLYRHVSHDFLEIRFQIQRLLEPRQYMLLLPDHIMVNIFSYLPTRSLAALKCTCHYFKALIETYGVRAVDSRWNQDPLYRDDPCKQCKRQYERGDVSLCRWHPKPYHHDLPYGRSYWMCCRRTDKDTPGCRVGLHDNNWVQQPADGSQPIRTKREDRREEAR, encoded by the exons ATGGACCGAGACACCTTCTCCCACATCCGTCTGTGGTGCCCACGCCCCTTTGGCACCTACTCCCAGAACAAAGCTAGGAGCCCAGGCTCAGGCGGCAGCGGCGGAGGCGGAGGCGGTGGTGGGACGGGGTCCCCCACCCTCTGCAAGGCTGAGCCCTCTCCAGGTGCCAGAAGGACTGTGGATGGAAGTGAAGATGGAGGGATGATAGTGGGTGTGCAGGAGGTGAatggagaagaggaggatgtgggCTCAGAGAACACTCCACCTGAACCTGAGCTTGTCCCCAGCTCCCTGGCACAGAGCCAGGCCCCTCCACCTTCTTCAGCCCCTCCCTCGCCACCCTCTTCCGGGTCCCAGATGGAAGATGGCCGCGTGCTGTTAGACACCTGGTATGTCATTAAGCCTGGAAACACCAAGGAGAAGATAGCCTTCTTTGTTGCACACCAGTTCAGTGGAGCAGGCCAGCCCAGACCCAGCGCTATGAAG GTTAAAGGTAACTGGGCAACTGACTGCAGTAAAGCCAAAAGACGAAGACGATGCTCCTCCTATGACCCTCCAACACGCTCCCAATCCTCAGACCCAAACCTCAGCCATGACTCCTCCCTTGCGCCTCCTAGCCCTGATGAATCCCCTGTAGGTGGAGTGAATGAGACTGACCTGCTGTCAGTGGCAGAGATGGTTGCCTTGGTTGAACAGAGGACTGCCATGGCCCTCCAGGGCATTGTGGCTGTTCATGGGAATCAACACCAACACCAGCCCCCAAATACCACTCACAGTCAGGGCCTTACCCCCCACCAGCACACACTACTGCGGGGCACAGTGTCAGACCCCACTCCTATCGTGTTTGTGTCGGACAGTTCAAGTGGCCAGCCCTCCAAAGAGGCCCAGGAGTCATCATCTCCCATCCAGACAGACCAGGAGctagaggagcagcaggagtcATTGAGGGTAGCCCAGGCCATAGCGCACTTTGAGTCCCAGAACCTGGAGAATCGGCTCCATCTGGGTGCTGGTCCTGGAACAGACTCTTCTAATCGAGACCGAGAAAAGGAGCGTAGGAGAGGAGGGGAGTCTGGAGTTGTaacccctcctccaccccccaGTCACAGTCATGGTGAGGTTAGAATAGCTTTCCGAGTGTCAAATCTGGATCCGCGGTCTCAGCTGGAGCCAGCTGGCAGGTCCCGCTGTATGTTTATGAGCTGTGGTGGTGGGGGTAACCAGGCAGCGGCCAGGGCCAAAGAGAAAATCACCTGTGACCTCTACCAGCTCGTCAGCCCCTCATCTAGAGACCCAAGTAGTCTGCTGCTTGCCGCCACAACTGCTGCCCCCAAACCAGATGGAGACCTCCATCACCCAGACAGGCAGGCCTGTGGCAGCCCAGACCCAAcacaggaggagaagaaagcgGCGGGTGTGGGGAGGGAGCGAGTGACTGGTTTCCATGTGGAGGTAGTGGTAACAGGTGCTGTGGACCAATGTGTGTTTTATGGCAAGGACAGTACAGAGAATGTGCAGGAGGAGACGGTGTGTTTCGCTATGCCtagtgggggtgggggcggtGGAGGTGTGGGCAGTTCCACTGACCCTTCATCAGATGATCCCCCTCCTGGACAACTGTTCTTCCTTCAGCCCCCTCGGGGCCCGGAGGAGGATGTAAAAGGAACGGGCACTGGCAGTGGGTCAGGAATTTGCTCTTTGGACTGTGCCAACAATAATGGCCCCGGGGCAGGGGTGGCAGTGGGCTCAGGGGAGCGGGCAGCTCGACCAGATTCCCCCAGCGTTGGGGAGGACTGTTCAGACCCTTCGCTGTGTCGCCTCTACCGCCACGTTTCCCATGACTTCCTGGAGATCCGCTTTCAGATTCAGCGCCTCCTTGAACCGCGCCAgtacatgctgctgctgcccgaCCACATCATGGTCAACATCTTCAGCTACCTGCCGACACGCTCACTGGCAGCCCTCAAGTGCACCTGCCACTACTTCAAGGCGCTGATTGAGACATATGGGGTGCGGGCGGTGGATTCACGCTGGAATCAAGACCCTCTGTACAGGGATGACCCCTGCAAGCAGTGTAAGCGGCAATATGAGCGCGGGGACGTTTCCCTGTGCCGTTGGCACCCCAAACCTTACCACCACGACCTGCCTTATGGACGTTCCTACTGGATGTGCTGCCGGCGTACAGACAAGGACACACCGGGCTGCCGTGTTGGGCTCCATGATAACAACTGGGTCCAGCAACCTGCTGATGGCTCTCAGCCCATACGCACCAAGAGGGAGGACAGGAGGGAGGAGGCCAGGTAG
- the slc5a2 gene encoding sodium/glucose cotransporter 2: MENPSSNKVIINNPADITVIVGYFVMVISVGIWAMFRTNRGTVGGYFLAGRTMTWWPVGASLFASNIGSGHFVGLAGTGAASGIAVGGFEWNALFIVLLLGWLFVPVYLTAGVITMPQYLKKRFGGTRISLYLSVISLFLYIFTKISVDMFSGAVFIQQALGWNIYVAVITLLLITALYTVTGGLAALMYTDTVQTIVIIVGAFVLTGFSFAEVGGYSALLAKYSSAIPSNFSSTDPQRYNISPQCYTPRQDAFSLLRDPTTGDLPWPGVLFGIAIVGGWYWCTDQVIVQRCLAARSLTHVKAGCIMCGYLKLLPMFLMVFPGMISRVLYPDEVGCVVPEVCKSVCGTEVGCSNIAYPKLVVTVMPNGLRGLMLAVMLAALMSSLASIFNSSSTLFTMDIWTRIRPQAAERELLIVGRVWVLFIVAVSICWIPVVRAAQSGQLFDYIQSVSSYLAPPIASVFLLAVFVKRVNEKGAFWGLIGGLVMGLCRMLPEFWFGSGSCIFPSKCPFLVCGIHYLHFAIILFFCTSVLVLMVSYCTQPIDDQHLHRLVFSLRHSKEDRKDLDWEQEEKGRRARREAEEKMRENSAAVAEEEEKSGICHLVGQFCGGRGGGSQAQEQDTPEASEKLPDISEDPVWKHTVDANALIMMAVAVFMWGYYA, from the exons GTTGGTGCGTCTCTGTTTGCCAGCAACATTGGTAGTGGTCACTTTGTGGGCTTGGCGGGCACTGGGGCAGCCAGTGGCATCGCTGTGGGAGGCTTTGAGTGGAAT GCTCTGTTCATCGTGCTGCTGCTGGGCTGGTTGTTTGTACCTGTCTACCTCACAGCTGGG GTGATCACCATGCCCCAGTACCTAAAGAAAAGGTTCGGAGGGACCAGGATCAGCCTCTACCTCTCCGTCATTTCTCTGTTCCTCTACATTTTCACCAAGATCTCA gtcgATATGTTTTCAGGGGCTGTGTTTATCCAGCAGGCATTAGGGTGGAACATCTACGTGGCCGTCATCACCCTCCTGCTAATAACAGCCTTGTACACTGTTACAG gTGGCCTGGCTGCACTGATGTACACTGACACCGTTCAGACTATTGTCATCATCGTCGGGGCCTTCGTCCTCACCGGCTTCT CTTTTGCTGAAGTCGGGGGCTACAGCGCTCTGCTGGCCAAATACAGCTCTGCTATACCAAGTAACTTCTCCTCCACGGATCCCCAGCGCTACAACATCTCCCCACAGTGCTACACCCCCAGACAGGACGCCTTCAGCCTGCTGAGGGACCCAACCACAGGGGACCTGCCCTGGCCTGGAGTGCTGTTTGGGATTGCTATAGTGGGAGGGTGGTACTGGTGCACAGACCAG GTGATAGTCCAGCGGTGCCTCGCAGCTCGTAGTCTAACCCATGTGAAAGCTGGCTGCATCATGTGCGGCTACCTCAAACTGCTGCCAATGTTCCTCATGGTGTTCCCCGGCATGATCAGCAGGGTCCTCTACCCAG ATGAGGTTGGCTGTGTTGTCCCTGAGgtgtgtaagagtgtgtgtgggaCTGAGGTGGGCTGCTCCAACATTGCTTATCCTAAACTGGTGGTGACAGTCATGCCGAATG GTTTGCGAGGTCTGATGCTGGCTGTGATGCTGGCTGCTCTCATGTCCTCTCTGGCCTCCATctttaacagcagcagcactctgTTCACAATGGACATTTGGACCCGCATCAGACCGCAGGCTGCCGAGCGCGAGCTTCTTATTGTGGGCAG aGTCTGGGTTCTGTTCATTGTAGCCGTCAGTATCTGTTGGATCCCAGTCGTGCGGGCGGCTCAGAGCGGCCAGCTGTTTGATTACATCCAGTCAGTCTCAAGCTATCTGGCACCACCCATTGCCTCAGTCTTCCTCCTGGCTGTGTTTGTTAAGAGGGTCAATGAAAAG GGTGCATTCTGGGGCTTGATAGGCGGCCTGGTGATGGGTTTGTGCCGGATGTTGCCTGAGTTCTGGTTTGGCTCTGGCAGCTGTATTTTCCCCTCCAAATGCCCTTTCTTGGTGTGTGGGATCCACTACCTCCACTTTGCAATCATACTCTTCTTCTGTACTTCAGTGCTGGTGCTGATGGTCAGCTACTGCACCCAGCCCATAGATGATCAACAT CTGCATCGTCTGGTGTTCAGCCTGCGTCATTCCAAAGAGGATAGGAAGGATTTGGATTGGGAGCAAGAGGAGAAAGGGAGAAGAGCCCGAAGAGAGGCTGAGGAGAAGATGAGGGAGAACAGTGCTGCAG TggctgaagaggaggaaaagtcTGGTATCTGTCACCTGGTCGGTCAGTTCTGTGGCGGCAGAGGTGGCGGCTCTCAGGCCCAGGAGCAAGATACACCTGAGGCATCAGAGAAGCTGCCTGACATCAGCGAGGACCCGGTGTGGAAGCACACTGTGGATGCTAACGCTCTCATTATGATGGCTGTAGCAGTTTTCATGTGGGGTTACTATGCTTAG